From the genome of Papaver somniferum cultivar HN1 chromosome 2, ASM357369v1, whole genome shotgun sequence, one region includes:
- the LOC113353996 gene encoding methyl-CpG-binding domain-containing protein 1-like, which yields MEKVRESSIGAFAVQCGKCEKWRLIPTQEEYEEIRANFIEKPWFCDDQYNVDCDDPADIELDNTRTWVIDKPNLPKSPAGFERGMTIRSDHRRLDVFYRAPGGKKVRSPADVEKFLETNPDYKAAGVSVSDFKFISPKIMENTIPEGVVGSSQKRMKMDDDFIDDM from the exons ATGGAA AAGGTTCGGGAATCTTCGATTGGTGCATTTGCAGTACAATGTGGGAAGTGCGAGAAATGGAGACTAATTCCAACCCAAGAAGAGTACGAGGAAATCAGAGCAAACTTCATAGAGAAACCGTGGTTCTGTGATGACCAGTATAATGTGGATTGTGACGATCCAGCTGACATAGAGTTAGACAATACACGAACATGGGTTATTGACAAACCTAACCTTCCAAAGTCACCAGCTGGTTTCGAAAGAGGTATGACTATAAGAAGTGATCACCGCAGATTGGATGTCTTTTATAGAGCACCAGGTGGAAAGAAAGTACGATCACCAGCTGATGTAGAGAAATTTCTAGAGACGAATCCAGATTACAAAGCTGCTGGAGTTTCCGTGTCAGACTTCAAATTCATATCCCCAAAGATAATGGAGAATACGATTCCTGAAGGTGTGGTTGGTAGTAGtcagaagagaatgaagatgGATGATGATTTCATTGATGACA